In Bernardetia litoralis DSM 6794, the genomic window TATAAAACTGAATAATCACAAAGGTAAAATTCTTTTTTTAAATATCAACTAAAAACTTAGTTATTTTTTTAAAAAAAGAGTGAAATCTTTGTATTGTTATATGTTTGGAGAGAGAGAAAGCTAAACTATTAGTTATATTTTATCAACTAAAATTCTAAATAAGGAATTAGTTTTGTGAGTTGTTCTTCTTTTATTGCCCTTGATTTTTTGATGTCTTCTATACTTTTATAATTTCCGTGTTGTTTCTTATATTTTAGTAGAATACTGGCAGCTTTCCACTTTATATGAGGATGTTTTTTTAAAGTTTCATAATCGGCAGTATTGATATTTATTTTTTTTATGGGAGAAATAATAAGAGCATATTTTTGAAGTTCTTTGAAAGCATCATCTGAAAGAATAGGAACTTCTCTTGTTTGGTTTAGAGAATGAAAACCTCCCATGTTATCTCTAATATTTGTTATCCAAATAGCAGTTTTTCCTCCTATTCCTCTTATTTGTGTTAATGTAGCCGTGTCGGCAGTATTTATATCAAATTTTTCGATAATTTTGGGGACGTACTTTTTGTATTCCTTTTTTTCATAAGTAGAAGTATAATTATTTTCTGATTTATCATAATTTTTATATTCTTTATAATTTTTGTTGTTGTATTTGTTTTTGTCGTAAGAAGCATATTTATTTTTATTGTATTTTTTTCTTTTTACTGTATCAGGCAAATCTATAAAATCTTTCAAACGCTCATATTCTTCTTTTGGAAATCCCCATATTTTGGCTAGGTCATTTTTTTGTTTGAATACAAATTTTTTATTTACAGCATTTACTATCTTTTTTGCTAGATAAGATTTTACGCCCATTGCTTGCCATTGTGCAATAGATAATTTATTTGGGTTAAAAGGCTTTATTTCCAACATAGCCAGCTTTGTTTCTCTACCTAAAGGCTGTTGCATCTCCAAAACGGCTAATAAACTGTCTGCTTTTTCTGCTTGTAATTTTGTTAATTCTTTATCTATCTCATCTACACTTTGTAATCTTTCATAACTAATTGCTAAGAAAGGTAAGAAGAAAAAAAATGATAAAACAAGCATTCCTTTTGCTTCTCTTTGTGTAAAGTTTGTATTATTTTTTACTAATTCAGAAAATTCAGTTTTTATATTTTTCATAAAATCTTACATTTTAAAGTATTCTTTTTTAAATATAAGAATTTTTTATAAAAAAAGCCTTCCAAAAAATAAATTTTGAAAGGCTTTTTGATTATCTATATAAAAGTGAAGTTCAGAATTAACCTACTGTTTGAGTAGTTTCTTCTTCGTTTTCTGCTTCTAATGCTTCTAAACGCATACGGTTTAGTTGCGCTTCTGTACGAGTAGATTTTACATTCTCATCAGCTAATGTATCTTCAAGTTTGTCATACGTTTTCTCATCATAAACGATAAGGTCTTCATATTTACGCAAACCTGTACCTGCAGGAATAAGGTGTCCTACAATTACATTTTCTTTAAGACCATTCAAGTCATCAGATTTACCACGAATAGAGGCTTCACTTAATACTTTGGTAGTCTCTTGGAAAGAAGCTGCTGACATGAAACTTTTTGTGCCCAATGATGCCTGTGTAATACCACGCAAAGTAGGTTTTGAAACTGCTGGTTGTGCTTCACGCACTTTAGCAATTTTCATATCTTTACGACGTAAACTAGAATTTTCATCTCTAAGCGCACGAGCTGTAATAATCATACCTACTTTAAGTTTGGTAGATTCTCCTACATCAGTAACAATTTTCTTATCCATAAATGAATCATTTTCTGCACGAACTTCAAATTTATCTACAATTTGATTTGGCAAGAAATAAGTATCACCTGGATCGATAATCTCTACTTTTTGCATCATCTGACGAACAATTACCTCAATATGCTTATCATTGATTTTTACACCTTGTAAGCGATATACATCTTGGATTTCATTAGTCAAATATTCTTGAACAGCCGTAGGTCCTTTGATAGAAAGAATATCTGCTGGCGTAATAGCACCATCTGAAAGTGGCATACCTGCTTTTACAAAGTCATTTTCTTGCACAAGAATATGCTTAGAAAGCTGAACCATATATTTTTTGATAATACCATCTTTCTTAGATTCTACAAAAATCTCTCTGTTACCACGTTTGATACCACCATAACTTACAATACCATCAATTTCTGATACTACTGCTGGGTTGGAAGGATTACGAGCTTCAAAAAGTTCAGTTACACGTGGAAGACCACCTGTAATATCTCTACTTTTAGAAACTGAACGAGGGATTTTTACCAGAATTTGACCAGCTATAACTTGCTGACCTTCTTCAATAGAAAGATAAGCACCAGCAGGAACATTACTACTTGCTCCTTCTCCTTTTGCATTTACAACAGTAAGGGTAGGATTTCGTGTTTTGTCTCTACTTTCAATGATTATTTTCTGACGGTGACCAGTTTGCTCATCTGATTCTTCTTTATAAGTGATGCCTTCTTCAATACCTTCAAACTGAACAGTTCCATCATATTGAGAAAGAATAACAGCATTAAAAGGATCAAAACTCATTAAAGGATCATCTTTCTTAACCATTTGCCCATCTTTTACGCTCAAGAATGAACCATAAGGAATATTAAGGGAAGCTAATGTTTTATTAGGATTGTCAGCATCAACGATACGAAGCTCGCCAATACGTGACATAACTACTTTTCCTTTTTTGCCATCTTCATCAAGTGTATCTATTGTTCTAATTTCTTCTAAAACAATTTTACCTTCTTTTTTAGCTTTAATAGTAGATTCTACGGCAATATTAGAGGCTGTACCACCAACGTGGAAAGTACGAAGTGTAAGCTGTGTACCTGGCTCTCCAATAGATTGTGCAGCAATTACACCAACTGACTCACCTTGCTGAACTAGTTTTCCAGAAGCAAGATTTCGTCCATAACACTTAGCACAAACACCAATACGAGTTTCACAAGTAAGTACAGAGCGTATTTCTACGGCTTCTACACCTGCCTCTTCAGCACGTTTGGCATCAACTTCATCTATAAGTTGTCCAGATTCAATGATAATTTGATCATCGTGTTCTGGATGGAAAACATCATGTAAAGAAACTCTACCTAAAATACGGTCAGAAATTGGTTCAATAATTTCTTCTTGTTCTTTAAGAGCTGTTACTGTTAAGCCACGTAAAGTACCACAATCAGTTTCATTTACGATAATATCTTGAGCAACATCTACTAAACGACGAGTAAGATAACCAGCATCGGCAGTTTTAAGAGCTGTATCTGCAAGACCTTTACGAGCACCATGAGTAGAGATAAAGTATTCCAAAACATCTAGTCCTTCCTTAAAGTTAGAAAGAATAGGGTTTTCAATAATTTCACCTACCGAACCTTGTAAGTTCTTTTGAGGTTTTGCCATAAGACCACGCATACCACCAAGCTGGCGAATTTGTTCACGAGAACCACGTGCGCCAGAGTGCATCATCATATAGATAGAGTTAAATCCTTGTTCATCCTCTTCTAATTGAGTCATCAGTTCATCTGTAATTCTACGGTTTACTTTTGTCCAAATATCAATTACTTGGTTGTAACGCTCGTTGTCAGTAATAAGACCCATGAAATAGTTTTGAGTAATCGCTGCTACTTCGTCTTTTGCTTCTTGAACTAAACGCTCTTTATTTCCTGGAACAGGAATATTATTGATACCAATAGAAAGACCACCTCTATAGGCTTGGTCAAAACCTAAGAATTTAATCTCATCTAAGAATTCGGCAGCACGAGCCATACCGACTTGTTTAACAATTTTAGAGATTACCTTTGTAAGTGTCTTTTTACTTAAAAGTTCATCAATATAACCAGATTCTTCAGGAACACATTTATTAAATAAAACACGTCCTGCGACTGTTTCTATAGTTTTATATTCTAACTCGCCTGTTTCTTCATTCAATACTTTTGTACGAACAAATATATAGGCGTGTTTAGAAATAGATTCATGATTGAGAGCCATTACAACTTCCTCTTCTGAGTAAAAGCGCATGCCTTCTCCTTCAATTTTCAATTCTGGAATACTTCTTCTTCCTTTTGTCAAGAAATAAAGACCCAAAACCATATCCTGTGAAGGTACAGTAATCGGACTACCACTTGCAGGAGAAAGAATATTATGAGAAGCAAGCATTAATAAAGAGGCCTCCAAAACAGCTTCTTGTCCCAAAGGAACGTGAACGGCCATCTGGTCACCATCAAAATCGGCATTAAATGCTGTACAAACTAATGGATGTAATTGAATTGCTTTTCCTTCAATAAGTTTTGGTTGGAATGCTTGAATACCCAAACGGTGCAATGTAGGCGCACGGTTAAGGAGAACTGGATGTCCTTTCAATACATTTTCCAAAATATCCCAAATAACGGGGTCTTTTCTATCAACAATTTTCTTAGCTGATTTTACCGTTTTTACGATACCACGCTCAATAAGTTTACGGATAACAAACGGTTTGAATAGCTCGGCAGCCATATTTTTAGGAAGACCACACTCATGAAGTTTGAGTTCTGGACCTACCACGATTACCGAACGACCCGAGTAATCAACACGCTTACCCAAAAGGTTTTGACGGAAACGTCCTTGTTTACCTTTGAGCATGTCTGAAAGTGATTTTAAAGCACGGTTTCCATCACCACGAACAGCGTTTACTTTACGAGAGTTATCGAAAAGAGAATCTACTGCTTCTTGAAGCATACGTTTTTCATTACGTAAAATTACTTCAGGAGCTTTTATATCTATTAATCTTTTAAGACGATTGTTACGAATAATAACACGACGATACAAATCATTCAAATCCGAAGTTGCGAAACGTCCACCATCAAGGGGAACTAAAGGACGCAATTCAGGTGGAATAACAGGTACCATTTTTATAACCATCCAAGATGGCTCATTCGGAACATTTCTAGATTTTGCATCACGGAATGCTTCTACTACACGCAAACGTTTTAAGGCTTCAGCCTTACGTTGTTGTGAAGTTTCGTTCATTGCAGCAGCACGCAAATCATAAGAAAGTTGATCTAAATTAAGTCTAATTGGGTCAAGAAGCATAACGATTGCTTCAGCTCCCATTCTTGCAATGAATTTTGTAGGGTCAGAGTCATCTTTTTGTTGTTCTTCACGAGGTAATTTGTCCATAATGTCCAAATACTCGTCTTCAGTCAAGAAGTCTAAACGCTGTAATCCTTCATCTTCCATTGAACCAGGTTGTACTACGGCATAACGCTCGTAATAAATAATCTGGTCTAGTTTTTTGGTTGGCAGACCGAGCAAATAACCTATTTTATTAGGCAATGAACGGAAATACCATATATGCGCCACAGGAACAACAAGTTGAATGTGTCCCATGCGCTCACGACGGACTTTCTTTTCCGTTACTTCTACGCCACAACGGTCGCAGATAATTCCTTTATAGCGAATTCGCTTGTACTTTCCACAATGACACTCCCAATCTTTAACAGGTCCGAAGATACGCTCACAGAAAAGACCTCCCATTTCTGGTTTGTAGGTACGATAATTAATCGTTTCTGGTTGAGTAACTTCTCCGAACGAACTATTAAGGATAGATTCTGGAGATGCCAAGCTGATAGTAATTCGCTTGAAATCGTTTTTTAACTTTCTGTTCTTTTGGAACGACATGGGCGATGCAGTTTTGATTTTGGAATAACAATCTACAAAGTTAAGAAAATAATTTTACAAAAGCCTTTTTTTATAAGAAATATTTTTGTAGGTAGTAATTTTTTACTTTATAATGCAAGATTATGTTCAGTATATGCTGACAAAATTATAGACACAAGGTAAAACCTTGCACCAGAGAGAGATTTATAGAAAGTTAGATTTTATGCTATATCAAAAAAAACATTTTTTATATTCAAATCAAACTGATTCAATTATAAAAAATGACTTTAAAAGAAGTAAAAAGTAGTAAGTGAATTTTATCTTTGTGTTCTTATAGTTCTTATTCGCCTTCTGCTTGTTGTATTAGTTTAGTTTCATTGGTAGCAGCTATTTTGAAAGGTTGTGTTTGTATGTTGGAAAATGCTCGGCGTGCAATATCTAATTTTCCAGCATTACGATAAACCAATCCTAATAAAAACATACAGCGAGAATGCTCAACAGGGTCTCTCATTTGAGCAAGAGCTTTTTGAAGTGTTTCAGCAGCTTCTTGATGTTTGTGTAGTTTAAAAAATGAAAGTCCATTCAAATACAGCAAGTTTTTATTAGCTGAATTGAATGTCAAACCATTTGTTGTGGCTTTAAGAGCGTTTTGATAATTATTTTTAGAAAGTTCTAATTGTGCTATTTGCTCATAAATTTGTGCGCTGCGCTTCAAATCTTTCTCAAATTTAGCTGCTTGATAATAAAGTTCTAATGTTTTATCTACATTATCTGTTGCTTTACTATCTTGTAAGTTAGCGAGCGTAAAATAAGCACTTGCATTATTTGGGTCTATTTTTAAGGCTTTTTCTGCGTAGGCTTGTGCTTCATTAAACTGACGAACTTCTGTGTATGCTTCTGCCAAATACGCATAACGAGCAGGAGAAAATTCTTCAATTTTATTTTTGAAATTCCCATATTGTGCCTTTGACCATGTCTTAAATGCTAATTCAAAATTATCTAAATGATAATAGGCATAGCCTTTTTGATAATAATAACGAGCATTTTCGCTAGGGTGTAATGTTGCTATTTTTGCCTCAATAGTTTCAATCGCTTCAATCGCTTCTCTGTATTTAGTCAAATAATTGGCTACCTGTGCTTCTAAATAATAAAGTTCAAGGTTTTCAGGAAACTCTGTTTTTGTGATTTTTATTTTTTCATAAGCCGTTGTCCAATTTTTTTTAGCTAAATTTTGTTTGATTACAAAAAAACGATAAAACTGTTTTTTATCATTGTCTTTCTCATAACGTGCAGCAATATCATAGAGTTGAGCAGCTTTCGTGTTGTCGTTTTGGTCTGCATAAATTTTGGCAAGCAAAGCATAAGCAGGCGAATAGCTGCTATTTAGACGAATTACATAACCCAATGATTGTGCAGCTTCTTTTGGTTTTTTGAGTTGATATTGACATTGTGCCTTCGAATAAATATAAAGATGATTGCGTGGCTCTCTCTGAACAGCTTTATCATATTCTTGTAAAGCCAAATCATAACGAGCTTGTTGTTTGTGTCGTTCGCCATTAGCAAACCAATCCAAACCTTCATGCTGGGCATAGGTAAAATTAGTAAAAGCAGTAAAACTAAAGACGCTACCCAGTAGAAGAAATGTAAAGTAAATCGTCTTTTTCATAATTTATTGATTAAATAATTAGTAGTAGTATTTTATATAGATATGGATTGGTTGTATAGAAGAATTAATAGTTTTACTTTGTTAAACGAAAAAACATCATTGAAAGGTTGCTTCAAAATCCCATTTTTATTGAAAAAATAACTCTTTTTGATAATTATCTTTTTATTGTGTTTTAAAAACTTAAAATAGTTTAATTTAAACAGAATAAATTTTTTTACGTAAACATACAAGAGAGTTTAATTGATTGAAAAACAGAGTTTTAGGGGCTTAAATAGTAAAAAAAGGCGCAAAAAAAAATATGTACTATTTTTAGGTAGTACATAATTCTATGCAAGTCAATTTTATTTGAATGTGTTTATAAACTGTCTAATTCGTCTTGAATATTTTCTCTTGCTTGTTCTTCTAGTTTTTCTTTAAAAAATGAAGTTTGATAGATAGTTGCTTTGTCTAAAAAAATTTTCAAAACTAATTTTCTTCCTCGTTTGTATAGAAAATTTGGAACATAGCCAAACTCTTCTCTTACTTGTTGAGAATATTTTTGATATATTTTTTTGGGTTGTCCTAAAATAGCCAAATCTAAATCTAAGAGAACTTGTAAATCTTTATCTGTTGTTTTTGAATGGCTTTTTGTAGCTTCAATGTAGTTCATTACTTTTCTTACTCTTTCAATAGGTAAGTAAAGAGATAATTGTTCATGGAAAAATTTTGCACTTCTACTTTCGTTATCTTTTCGGAGTGGAACATAAATTGAGTCATGAAACCAAATTGCTAATTCAATAGAAAGAATATCATTTATTCTATCTGGATAATCATATAAACCTTTGAGCATGGTTTTTACGTGTTCCCAGTTGTGATAATGGCGAGTATCTTCTTTGTATTGAATACCTAAAAGTGTAAAAATTTCGACATCTTTATCTTCAGGTAGTGAAAAATTGGCAACCATATCTACCCAACTTACTAATAAAAAATTAGCTCCTTCAAAATTGTTTTTTGTTACTTTTGTATTTGAATCCATAATTTTATTTTGGAAGGAAATTAGTTGCACTCATTTCCTAAGAATATTTTCTAAAAGATAATTTCAAGATTAATTTCAAGTATCTTTTCTCATTTATATTTCAGTTCTTTGTTTTAGAAAAAATAATTTATACTCAATTTTATAAAGACAAGTTAATAAGTAATTAGTTATGTACAAAATTCAATTTGCATTTAAAGATATTTTTCTGTCTTCTTTTTCTATGATTTTCTTTTTTATGTTGAGTTCAGCAGCCGTTTTGGCTCAAAACTCTACCTTAAATTTTGAAGAAACAGAATTTGATTTTGGAAAAATGGAATTTCAAGATACACTCACTCATCGTTTTTATTTTAAAAATAATTCAGAAAATGAAATCAAAATACTAGATATTTCAACTGATTGTGCCTGTACATTTTCAAATGAAAGTACAGAAAAAAGTATTGAGAAAGAAGAACGTAGTTTTATCGAATTAGTTTTTTTACCTTATAATTATGGAAATTTTGCTAAAGTTTTTACAGTCAAAACAGACAAAGCAGGTACACAAACATTAATGTTAAAAGGAGAATTACAACCCATTTTGGATAAAGAAAGAGATTTTAAATATTCTTTAGAAAAAACGCCACAAATTCGTACACGTACAAAATATCTTCACTTTGGAAATCTTTTGAATAAAATTCCGATTACTAAAAAGTTTGAGTTTTATAATTCAAGTAAAGAAGATTTTATTTTTACAGGAAAAATGGAAAATCCAGAACATATACAAGTTCGTTTTGATTCAACTCACATTCTAAAAGCTGGACAAACAAGTGCCATTTATGTGATTTATGACCCATTTTTGAAAAAAGATTTTGGATATGTAGAAGATATCGCAACTCTTTTTGGAGAACAAAACAAAAAAACTGTAAAATTAGAATTTAAAGTAACAGCTAATGTAGAAGAATATTTTCCTCCATTGAATACTGAAATGCTGGAAGCTCATCCAAAATTAAATATTGAAAAGAGCTATATAAGTTTGGGAACTCATTATCTCAAAAATCTGAAAGGAAAAGATTCTTTAGAAGCTATTTTTGTATTAAAAAATGAAAGCAATATGCCTCTCAAAATTCATAGAATAGTAGAGGGATATGGTTGCAAACTTATTACTGAAAAATCTGAATGGAATGAAGTTGCACCTCATAGCAATGCCATCGTAAAAGTAGTTTTTCAAACCCCAGAAGACAAAGGAAAATATATTCGTTCGCTAACTGTAATCTGTAATGACCCAAGAAAACCTATCCGAACAATGAAAATACAGGCTGTTTTGAGATAATTTAGCTTTTAAATTTTGCCATTTTATCAGTCATTCTTTTCATAGATTGATTGATAGAAAGAGTTGATTTGGCTAAATTTTGAACTTCATTTATAGAATACCATTTGATGTTTAAAATTTCTTCATTTTGAGGAATTAATGTTTCATTTTCATCAGCTTCTATAATCAGTCGAATATCAAAATGTAAGTGTTCTGCAATTTCTTTTTTTTGAGGAATAGTATGAATATCAATATCATAAATAGAAGAAGAAAGTAGGTTCAAATTTTTGATTCCACTTTCTTCTTTTACTTCCCTCAAAATAGTTTCTTCGATGGTTTGGTCAGTATTTTCTATGTGTCCACCAATTTGAAGCCATTTTTCTAGTTTTTTGTGATGGATTAAAAGCACTTTTGTGCGCTCTCTATTGACAATCCAAGCCGAACCTGTAAGCTGTCCAATAAGATTAGAACGCAAAGCAAAATCATCATTTTGAATTAAAAAATCAATAATCTGTTTTTGAAATTCTATCTCTTCAGAAAATGAAGTTTGATAATTTTCTAATAAATCTAAAATTGGTTGTTTATTCATATCAAAAAAGGCATTTGAAATTTACTGGTTACTGAATATGCTGATTAAAAACGGTCAAGTTCTCTTTTGGCATCTTTTGCTTTTAAGTCTTGGCGTTTGTCATATAATTTTTTACCTTTTGCGAGTACAACTTCTATTTTTGCAAGTCCTCTATCATTAACATATACTTTTGTCGGAATGATTGTCAGCCCTACATCTTGCGCATCATATTGAAGTTTCTTGAGTTCTTTTCGCTTCAAAAGTAATTTTCTATCTGCTTTTTCTTCATGATTATGAATATTTCCCATATCATATTGTGCAATATGAAGATTACGAAGAAATAATTCATTTCCAATAAACAAACAAAAAGCATCACTTATCGTAACTTTTCCCATTCTGATAGACTTGATTTCAGTGCCTTGCAAAACGATACCTGCTTGATAAATATCGATAAAATGGTATTCATGAGAAGCCTTACGGTTTCTGATACTGACTGATTTTTGTATTTCTTTTTTCTTGCCTGACATAATTTTTATTTAGTTAGTGTATTTATAACAAACCGATTTGAGTAGTGATAAGTTCGTATTGTTTTGTTATACAAATTTACAAATTAAAAAATAGAGTTAATTTGTTGAGGCTTTCTCATTTTGAGTGTTTACATTTTTCACTACAATATTTTACTTCTTTCCAGACTTTTTCCCATTTTTTTCTCCAAGTGAATGGTCTTTGACAAACGACACATATTTTTTGTGGCAAATCTGATTTTTTGATGTGCTTGCTCATTTTGTTTTTTTAAAGTTTGGCTTCAAACAACTTGCTATTATTTTTTGTTTGGATTGAAAAACTCTTTGTTACTAATTCTCTTTAAATTTAATTTATTATAAAATGATATTCTCAAAAAATTATTTATTTTTATCGCTTATTGCTGTTTTTACAGGAATAGGTTCTTATTTTATTTCGTCTTCTGAACCAGAATTTGAAAATACTGCTTGTTGTGCTGTTGATGAGTTTGCTAAATTTACAACAGATAAAGAATTTGTAAACAAACACCCAAATCCGATTGCTTT contains:
- a CDS encoding helix-hairpin-helix domain-containing protein translates to MKNIKTEFSELVKNNTNFTQREAKGMLVLSFFFFLPFLAISYERLQSVDEIDKELTKLQAEKADSLLAVLEMQQPLGRETKLAMLEIKPFNPNKLSIAQWQAMGVKSYLAKKIVNAVNKKFVFKQKNDLAKIWGFPKEEYERLKDFIDLPDTVKRKKYNKNKYASYDKNKYNNKNYKEYKNYDKSENNYTSTYEKKEYKKYVPKIIEKFDINTADTATLTQIRGIGGKTAIWITNIRDNMGGFHSLNQTREVPILSDDAFKELQKYALIISPIKKININTADYETLKKHPHIKWKAASILLKYKKQHGNYKSIEDIKKSRAIKEEQLTKLIPYLEF
- the rpoC gene encoding DNA-directed RNA polymerase subunit beta', with amino-acid sequence MSFQKNRKLKNDFKRITISLASPESILNSSFGEVTQPETINYRTYKPEMGGLFCERIFGPVKDWECHCGKYKRIRYKGIICDRCGVEVTEKKVRRERMGHIQLVVPVAHIWYFRSLPNKIGYLLGLPTKKLDQIIYYERYAVVQPGSMEDEGLQRLDFLTEDEYLDIMDKLPREEQQKDDSDPTKFIARMGAEAIVMLLDPIRLNLDQLSYDLRAAAMNETSQQRKAEALKRLRVVEAFRDAKSRNVPNEPSWMVIKMVPVIPPELRPLVPLDGGRFATSDLNDLYRRVIIRNNRLKRLIDIKAPEVILRNEKRMLQEAVDSLFDNSRKVNAVRGDGNRALKSLSDMLKGKQGRFRQNLLGKRVDYSGRSVIVVGPELKLHECGLPKNMAAELFKPFVIRKLIERGIVKTVKSAKKIVDRKDPVIWDILENVLKGHPVLLNRAPTLHRLGIQAFQPKLIEGKAIQLHPLVCTAFNADFDGDQMAVHVPLGQEAVLEASLLMLASHNILSPASGSPITVPSQDMVLGLYFLTKGRRSIPELKIEGEGMRFYSEEEVVMALNHESISKHAYIFVRTKVLNEETGELEYKTIETVAGRVLFNKCVPEESGYIDELLSKKTLTKVISKIVKQVGMARAAEFLDEIKFLGFDQAYRGGLSIGINNIPVPGNKERLVQEAKDEVAAITQNYFMGLITDNERYNQVIDIWTKVNRRITDELMTQLEEDEQGFNSIYMMMHSGARGSREQIRQLGGMRGLMAKPQKNLQGSVGEIIENPILSNFKEGLDVLEYFISTHGARKGLADTALKTADAGYLTRRLVDVAQDIIVNETDCGTLRGLTVTALKEQEEIIEPISDRILGRVSLHDVFHPEHDDQIIIESGQLIDEVDAKRAEEAGVEAVEIRSVLTCETRIGVCAKCYGRNLASGKLVQQGESVGVIAAQSIGEPGTQLTLRTFHVGGTASNIAVESTIKAKKEGKIVLEEIRTIDTLDEDGKKGKVVMSRIGELRIVDADNPNKTLASLNIPYGSFLSVKDGQMVKKDDPLMSFDPFNAVILSQYDGTVQFEGIEEGITYKEESDEQTGHRQKIIIESRDKTRNPTLTVVNAKGEGASSNVPAGAYLSIEEGQQVIAGQILVKIPRSVSKSRDITGGLPRVTELFEARNPSNPAVVSEIDGIVSYGGIKRGNREIFVESKKDGIIKKYMVQLSKHILVQENDFVKAGMPLSDGAITPADILSIKGPTAVQEYLTNEIQDVYRLQGVKINDKHIEVIVRQMMQKVEIIDPGDTYFLPNQIVDKFEVRAENDSFMDKKIVTDVGESTKLKVGMIITARALRDENSSLRRKDMKIAKVREAQPAVSKPTLRGITQASLGTKSFMSAASFQETTKVLSEASIRGKSDDLNGLKENVIVGHLIPAGTGLRKYEDLIVYDEKTYDKLEDTLADENVKSTRTEAQLNRMRLEALEAENEEETTQTVG
- a CDS encoding tetratricopeptide repeat protein → MKKTIYFTFLLLGSVFSFTAFTNFTYAQHEGLDWFANGERHKQQARYDLALQEYDKAVQREPRNHLYIYSKAQCQYQLKKPKEAAQSLGYVIRLNSSYSPAYALLAKIYADQNDNTKAAQLYDIAARYEKDNDKKQFYRFFVIKQNLAKKNWTTAYEKIKITKTEFPENLELYYLEAQVANYLTKYREAIEAIETIEAKIATLHPSENARYYYQKGYAYYHLDNFELAFKTWSKAQYGNFKNKIEEFSPARYAYLAEAYTEVRQFNEAQAYAEKALKIDPNNASAYFTLANLQDSKATDNVDKTLELYYQAAKFEKDLKRSAQIYEQIAQLELSKNNYQNALKATTNGLTFNSANKNLLYLNGLSFFKLHKHQEAAETLQKALAQMRDPVEHSRCMFLLGLVYRNAGKLDIARRAFSNIQTQPFKIAATNETKLIQQAEGE
- a CDS encoding HD domain-containing protein, producing MDSNTKVTKNNFEGANFLLVSWVDMVANFSLPEDKDVEIFTLLGIQYKEDTRHYHNWEHVKTMLKGLYDYPDRINDILSIELAIWFHDSIYVPLRKDNESRSAKFFHEQLSLYLPIERVRKVMNYIEATKSHSKTTDKDLQVLLDLDLAILGQPKKIYQKYSQQVREEFGYVPNFLYKRGRKLVLKIFLDKATIYQTSFFKEKLEEQARENIQDELDSL
- a CDS encoding DUF1573 domain-containing protein, with amino-acid sequence MYKIQFAFKDIFLSSFSMIFFFMLSSAAVLAQNSTLNFEETEFDFGKMEFQDTLTHRFYFKNNSENEIKILDISTDCACTFSNESTEKSIEKEERSFIELVFLPYNYGNFAKVFTVKTDKAGTQTLMLKGELQPILDKERDFKYSLEKTPQIRTRTKYLHFGNLLNKIPITKKFEFYNSSKEDFIFTGKMENPEHIQVRFDSTHILKAGQTSAIYVIYDPFLKKDFGYVEDIATLFGEQNKKTVKLEFKVTANVEEYFPPLNTEMLEAHPKLNIEKSYISLGTHYLKNLKGKDSLEAIFVLKNESNMPLKIHRIVEGYGCKLITEKSEWNEVAPHSNAIVKVVFQTPEDKGKYIRSLTVICNDPRKPIRTMKIQAVLR
- a CDS encoding NUDIX hydrolase → MNKQPILDLLENYQTSFSEEIEFQKQIIDFLIQNDDFALRSNLIGQLTGSAWIVNRERTKVLLIHHKKLEKWLQIGGHIENTDQTIEETILREVKEESGIKNLNLLSSSIYDIDIHTIPQKKEIAEHLHFDIRLIIEADENETLIPQNEEILNIKWYSINEVQNLAKSTLSINQSMKRMTDKMAKFKS
- the smpB gene encoding SsrA-binding protein SmpB; the encoded protein is MSGKKKEIQKSVSIRNRKASHEYHFIDIYQAGIVLQGTEIKSIRMGKVTISDAFCLFIGNELFLRNLHIAQYDMGNIHNHEEKADRKLLLKRKELKKLQYDAQDVGLTIIPTKVYVNDRGLAKIEVVLAKGKKLYDKRQDLKAKDAKRELDRF
- a CDS encoding DUF2256 domain-containing protein; the encoded protein is MSKHIKKSDLPQKICVVCQRPFTWRKKWEKVWKEVKYCSEKCKHSK